A single genomic interval of Streptomyces showdoensis harbors:
- a CDS encoding acyl-CoA dehydrogenase family protein, protein MNLELSEEQEAVRRLAEDFVAREVTPHVVAWDRAEDVDRSIVKKLGAVGFLGLTIPEEYGGSGGDHLAYCLVTEELGRGDSSVRGIVSVSLGLVAKTIASWGDEEQKRAWLPRLASGDAIGCFGLTEPGTGSDAGNLATRAVRDGDGYVIDGSKMFITNGTWADVVLLFARTGDAPGHKGVSAFLVPTDTPGLTRRAIHGKLGLRGQATAELVLDGVRVPAGAMLGPEGKGFSVAMSALAKGRMSVAAGCVGIAQAALDAAVRYAGEREQFGKPIASYQLVQELISDIAVDVDAARLLTWRVADLIDRGEEFATAASKAKLFASEAAVRAANNALQVFGGYGYIDEYPVGKLLRDARVMTLYEGTSQIQKLIIGRALTGVSAF, encoded by the coding sequence GTGAATCTGGAGCTGAGCGAGGAACAGGAGGCCGTGCGACGGCTCGCCGAGGACTTCGTCGCCCGCGAGGTCACCCCGCACGTCGTCGCGTGGGACCGGGCCGAGGACGTCGACAGGTCGATCGTGAAGAAGCTGGGCGCGGTCGGCTTCCTCGGGCTGACGATCCCGGAGGAGTACGGCGGTTCCGGCGGCGACCACCTGGCCTACTGCCTGGTGACGGAGGAGCTGGGCCGCGGCGACTCCTCGGTGCGCGGCATCGTCTCCGTCTCGCTCGGCCTGGTCGCCAAGACGATCGCCTCCTGGGGTGACGAGGAGCAGAAGCGCGCCTGGCTGCCGCGGCTCGCGTCCGGCGACGCCATCGGCTGCTTCGGCCTGACCGAACCGGGCACCGGCTCCGACGCGGGGAACCTGGCCACCCGGGCGGTGCGCGACGGCGACGGGTACGTGATCGACGGCAGCAAGATGTTCATCACCAACGGCACCTGGGCCGATGTGGTGCTGCTCTTCGCCCGCACCGGAGACGCCCCCGGCCACAAGGGCGTCTCCGCCTTCCTCGTCCCCACCGACACCCCCGGCCTCACCCGCCGCGCCATCCACGGCAAGCTGGGCCTGCGCGGCCAGGCCACCGCCGAACTGGTCCTCGACGGCGTCCGGGTCCCGGCGGGCGCGATGCTCGGCCCCGAGGGCAAGGGCTTTTCGGTCGCCATGTCCGCCCTCGCCAAGGGCCGCATGTCGGTCGCCGCCGGCTGCGTCGGCATCGCCCAGGCGGCGCTCGACGCGGCGGTGCGGTACGCGGGGGAGCGCGAGCAGTTCGGCAAGCCCATCGCCTCGTACCAGCTGGTGCAGGAGCTGATCAGCGACATCGCGGTCGACGTGGACGCGGCCCGGCTGCTCACCTGGCGGGTCGCCGACCTGATCGACCGCGGCGAGGAGTTCGCCACGGCCGCCTCGAAGGCCAAGCTGTTCGCCTCGGAGGCCGCCGTCCGCGCGGCGAACAACGCCCTCCAGGTCTTCGGCGGCTACGGCTACATCGACGAGTACCCGGTCGGCAAGCTGCTGCGGGACGCGCGCGTGATGACCCTGTACGAGGGCACCAGCCAGATCCAGAAGCTGATCATCGGGCGGGCGCTGACCGGGGTCTCGGCGTTCTGA
- a CDS encoding TetR/AcrR family transcriptional regulator encodes MSVTEETPGGEDMPWGEVTPEAARRLLVAAVEAFAERGYHATTTRDIAGRAGMSPAALYIHYKTKEELLHRISRIGHDKALEILRSAADGPGSAADRLADAVRSFVRWHAERHTTARVVQYELDALGSEHRTEIVGLRRESEATVRRIINEGVAAGEFDAPDVAGTTVAVLSLCIDVSRWFNTQGRHTADEVGALYADLVLRMVGVQK; translated from the coding sequence ATGAGCGTGACGGAGGAGACGCCCGGCGGCGAGGACATGCCGTGGGGCGAGGTCACGCCCGAGGCGGCCCGGCGGCTGCTGGTCGCGGCGGTCGAGGCGTTCGCCGAGCGCGGCTACCACGCCACCACGACCCGTGACATCGCGGGCCGGGCCGGCATGAGTCCGGCCGCGCTCTACATCCACTACAAGACCAAGGAAGAGCTGCTCCACCGGATCAGCCGGATCGGGCACGACAAGGCCCTGGAGATCCTCCGGTCCGCGGCCGACGGCCCGGGCTCCGCCGCGGACCGGCTCGCCGACGCGGTGCGCTCCTTCGTCCGCTGGCACGCCGAGCGGCACACCACCGCCCGGGTCGTGCAGTACGAGCTCGACGCCCTCGGCTCCGAGCACCGCACCGAGATCGTCGGCCTGCGCCGCGAATCGGAGGCCACGGTGCGGCGGATCATCAACGAGGGCGTGGCGGCCGGGGAGTTCGACGCCCCCGACGTGGCCGGCACCACCGTCGCGGTGCTCTCCCTCTGCATCGACGTCTCGCGCTGGTTCAACACCCAGGGCCGCCACACGGCCGACGAGGTCGGCGCGCTCTACGCCGACCTCGTGCTGCGCATGGTGGGGGTTCAGAAGTAG
- a CDS encoding MaoC family dehydratase, producing MAEPRIFTSAEELRAGVGEQLGHSDWLEIEQKRIDQFADATGDHQWIHVDPERAADGPFGRTIAHGYLTLSLLPTLVPQIMRVEGMRMGLNYGTNKVRFPAPVPVGSRLRATAVLTEVTEAGGGVQVTATVTVEREGGDKPVCVAESVSRYYF from the coding sequence ATGGCCGAGCCGAGGATCTTCACCTCCGCCGAGGAGCTGCGCGCCGGGGTCGGCGAACAGCTGGGCCACAGCGACTGGCTGGAGATCGAGCAGAAGCGGATCGACCAGTTCGCCGACGCCACGGGCGACCACCAGTGGATCCACGTCGACCCGGAGCGCGCCGCCGACGGCCCGTTCGGGCGGACGATCGCGCACGGCTACCTCACGCTCTCGCTGCTGCCGACCCTGGTGCCGCAGATCATGCGCGTCGAGGGCATGCGGATGGGCCTCAACTACGGCACGAACAAGGTGCGTTTCCCGGCCCCCGTACCGGTGGGCTCGCGACTGCGCGCCACCGCCGTGCTCACCGAGGTCACGGAGGCCGGCGGCGGGGTGCAGGTGACGGCGACGGTGACCGTGGAGCGCGAGGGCGGCGACAAGCCGGTGTGCGTCGCCGAGTCGGTCTCCCGCTACTACTTCTGA
- the soxR gene encoding redox-sensitive transcriptional activator SoxR: MPQIPEKIHELTVGQLSARSGAAVSALHFYEAKGLISSRRTSGNQRRYGRDILRRVAFIRAAQRVGIPLATVRDALARLPEERTPTHEDWALLSAAWRTELDERIKQLGRLRDHLSDCIGCGCLSLENCVLSNPDDVFGERLSGSRLMPEGKDA, encoded by the coding sequence GTGCCGCAGATTCCCGAGAAGATCCACGAACTCACCGTCGGTCAGCTGTCCGCGCGCAGCGGAGCCGCCGTCTCGGCCCTCCACTTCTACGAGGCCAAAGGCCTGATCAGCAGCCGCCGCACCAGCGGCAACCAGCGCCGCTACGGCCGCGACATACTCCGCCGCGTCGCCTTCATCCGGGCCGCCCAGCGGGTCGGCATCCCGCTCGCGACCGTCCGCGACGCCCTCGCCCGGCTGCCCGAGGAACGCACCCCCACCCACGAGGACTGGGCCCTGCTCTCGGCGGCCTGGCGGACCGAACTCGACGAGCGGATCAAGCAGCTCGGGCGGTTGCGGGACCACCTGAGCGACTGCATCGGCTGCGGCTGCCTGTCGCTGGAGAACTGCGTCCTGTCCAACCCCGACGACGTCTTCGGCGAGCGGCTGAGCGGCTCGCGCCTGATGCCCGAGGGCAAGGACGCCTGA
- a CDS encoding RNA ligase (ATP), with translation MSTLRVTAETLTVHEHPNADALELAQIGLYRAVVAKGSYRTGDVALYIPEQAVLPLALVDELGLTGRLAGKASDRVKAVRLRGELSQGLVCRPKALDGVDLVRAAAEGTDFAEALGIVKWAPPVPPTMSGDVESAPDLLPWVDIENLHRFPEVFAPGEPVVLTEKLHGTACLVTYLAEEDRVLVSSKGFGAKGLALREDPRNLYWRAVLGHGLPAVAARLAERLGARRVGLFGEVYGAGVQDLAYGADARVEDGLGFALFDLSAEIDGRVRWLDPAEVLEPGELPLVPRLYSGPYDLDTVLALASGRETVSGRRLHLREGVVIRAAAERHSPVVGGRAIAKAVSPAYLTRKGGTEYE, from the coding sequence ATGTCGACCCTGCGCGTCACCGCCGAGACCCTGACCGTGCACGAGCACCCGAACGCCGACGCGTTGGAGCTCGCGCAGATCGGCCTGTACCGGGCCGTCGTCGCCAAGGGCAGCTACCGGACCGGTGACGTGGCGCTCTACATCCCGGAGCAGGCGGTGCTGCCCCTCGCGCTCGTCGACGAGCTGGGGCTGACCGGGCGGCTGGCCGGGAAGGCGAGCGACCGGGTCAAGGCGGTGCGGCTGCGCGGGGAGCTGTCCCAGGGGCTGGTGTGCCGGCCGAAGGCGCTCGACGGGGTGGACCTGGTCCGCGCCGCGGCCGAGGGGACCGACTTCGCCGAGGCGCTCGGGATCGTCAAGTGGGCGCCGCCGGTGCCTCCGACGATGAGCGGGGACGTGGAGTCCGCGCCGGACCTGCTGCCGTGGGTGGACATCGAGAACCTGCACCGCTTCCCGGAGGTCTTCGCGCCGGGCGAGCCGGTGGTCCTGACGGAGAAGCTGCACGGCACGGCCTGCCTGGTGACCTATCTCGCCGAGGAGGACCGGGTGCTCGTCTCGTCCAAGGGCTTCGGCGCGAAGGGGCTGGCCCTCCGGGAGGACCCGCGCAACCTGTACTGGCGCGCCGTCCTCGGGCACGGCCTCCCGGCCGTCGCGGCCCGGCTCGCCGAGCGGCTGGGGGCGCGCCGGGTCGGGCTGTTCGGCGAGGTGTACGGGGCGGGGGTGCAGGACCTGGCGTACGGGGCGGACGCCCGCGTCGAGGACGGCCTCGGGTTCGCGCTCTTCGACCTGTCGGCCGAGATCGACGGCCGGGTCCGGTGGCTGGACCCCGCGGAGGTGCTGGAGCCGGGCGAGCTCCCCCTCGTACCGCGGCTGTACTCCGGCCCGTACGACCTCGACACCGTCCTCGCGCTGGCGAGCGGGCGGGAGACCGTCTCCGGGCGGCGGCTGCACCTGCGCGAGGGGGTCGTGATCCGCGCGGCGGCCGAGCGGCACAGCCCGGTGGTCGGCGGGCGGGCGATCGCCAAGGCGGTCAGCCCGGCGTACCTGACCCGCAAGGGCGGCACCGAGTACGAGTGA
- a CDS encoding 3-keto-5-aminohexanoate cleavage protein: protein MLQVCLNGGHGPGDSAAVPMSPDAMAEAAAAAVAAGADDVHVHPKTPCGSDTLSPRVLADTLAAIRAAVDVPVGVTTGVRSEPDPVRRLARVRAWTVLPDHACVNWHEPGAEALAGALLGRGVAVEACLRSGTDGPARFLRSSLAPRVLRVHAEVTDPSPATAGATARALLAALSRSPHARPVLLHGSGATAWPLLHLARQLGLAARIGLEDTLLLPDGSPARSNAQLVSAALSAPISA, encoded by the coding sequence ATGCTCCAGGTCTGCCTCAACGGGGGCCACGGGCCCGGGGATTCGGCCGCGGTGCCGATGTCCCCGGACGCGATGGCCGAGGCCGCGGCGGCCGCCGTCGCCGCGGGTGCCGACGACGTGCACGTGCACCCCAAGACGCCCTGCGGGAGCGACACCCTCTCGCCGCGGGTGCTCGCCGACACGCTGGCCGCGATCCGCGCGGCCGTGGACGTGCCGGTGGGCGTGACGACCGGGGTCCGCTCGGAGCCCGACCCGGTGCGCCGGCTCGCCCGGGTCCGCGCCTGGACGGTGCTGCCCGACCACGCCTGCGTCAACTGGCACGAACCGGGGGCCGAGGCCCTCGCCGGAGCCCTGCTGGGACGGGGCGTCGCCGTCGAGGCCTGCCTGCGCTCCGGCACGGACGGCCCGGCCCGCTTCCTGCGCTCCTCGCTGGCCCCGCGCGTGCTGCGCGTCCACGCCGAGGTGACGGACCCCTCCCCCGCGACGGCCGGGGCCACGGCCCGGGCCCTGCTCGCGGCCCTGTCGCGCTCCCCGCACGCCCGGCCGGTCCTGCTCCACGGCAGCGGGGCCACCGCCTGGCCGCTGCTGCACCTGGCCCGGCAGCTGGGGCTCGCCGCCCGCATCGGCCTGGAGGACACGCTGCTGCTGCCCGACGGCAGCCCGGCCCGCTCCAACGCCCAGCTGGTGTCGGCGGCGCTGTCGGCGCCGATCTCGGCCTGA
- a CDS encoding alpha/beta fold hydrolase, protein MTGMSVGPYREITFDKDGDGPGGPAGQAAGLAGLDRQGCTDLLVFAHGWNNSPSVAARFYSAFLAPFPDLAGPGVRLGYAGVVWPSMMFSDEPVPDFASLAATVPGKTAVVARIAELVGAEPARESAFAEFGALLRELTDTDRAGLAGDPEVPDFLVADPLTTYAAFADAGAYADTDGDPGGDGSGGDGSGGGDGEALFGGDRMKRLWKGAKEALRQATYYTMKRRAGVVGARGLGPLLGELGRTAPELRVHLAGHSFGGRLVAHALLGLPDDVRTVKSVTLLQGAFSHYAFAARLPHAPGRRGSLPDLQHRIDGPLVACHSRHDTALRVFYPLASRLSRDDDAILGEDGRRWGAIGYDGIQAVPGTTARTLGTVLRDGLPGSGCVSVDAAEVVSEHSDVCHPELARVVARAGRFGG, encoded by the coding sequence ATGACCGGGATGAGTGTCGGGCCGTACCGCGAGATCACGTTCGACAAGGACGGTGACGGTCCCGGCGGCCCTGCCGGCCAGGCGGCCGGGCTCGCCGGACTCGACCGGCAGGGCTGCACGGACCTGCTGGTCTTCGCCCACGGGTGGAACAACTCCCCTTCGGTGGCGGCCCGGTTCTACTCGGCGTTCCTCGCCCCCTTCCCGGACCTCGCCGGGCCCGGGGTGCGGCTGGGGTACGCGGGGGTGGTCTGGCCCTCGATGATGTTCTCCGACGAGCCGGTCCCCGACTTCGCCTCGCTCGCGGCCACCGTGCCCGGGAAGACGGCGGTGGTGGCGCGGATCGCGGAGCTCGTCGGCGCGGAGCCCGCGCGGGAGTCGGCGTTCGCCGAGTTCGGCGCGCTGCTGCGGGAGCTGACGGACACGGACCGGGCGGGACTGGCCGGCGACCCGGAGGTGCCGGACTTCCTCGTCGCCGATCCGCTCACGACGTACGCGGCGTTCGCCGACGCGGGCGCCTACGCGGACACGGACGGAGACCCGGGCGGCGACGGCAGCGGCGGCGACGGCAGCGGCGGCGGCGACGGCGAGGCGCTGTTCGGGGGCGACCGGATGAAGCGGCTGTGGAAGGGCGCCAAGGAGGCGCTGCGCCAGGCCACGTACTACACGATGAAGCGCCGCGCGGGCGTGGTCGGCGCCCGGGGCCTCGGCCCCCTGCTCGGCGAACTCGGCCGGACGGCCCCGGAGCTGCGCGTCCACCTCGCCGGGCACAGCTTCGGCGGCCGGCTGGTCGCCCACGCGCTGCTCGGGCTGCCCGACGACGTCCGCACCGTGAAGTCGGTGACCCTGCTCCAGGGCGCCTTCTCCCACTACGCGTTCGCCGCCCGGCTCCCCCACGCGCCGGGCCGCCGGGGCTCCCTCCCGGACCTCCAGCACCGGATCGACGGGCCCCTGGTCGCCTGCCACTCCCGCCACGACACCGCCCTGCGGGTGTTCTATCCGCTGGCCTCGCGGCTCTCCCGCGACGACGACGCGATCCTCGGGGAGGACGGGCGCCGTTGGGGGGCGATCGGCTACGACGGCATTCAGGCCGTTCCCGGGACGACGGCCCGCACCCTGGGGACGGTGCTGCGGGACGGGCTGCCCGGGTCGGGGTGCGTGAGCGTGGACGCGGCGGAGGTGGTCTCGGAACACAGCGACGTCTGCCACCCGGAGCTGGCCCGGGTGGTCGCGAGGGCGGGGCGGTTCGGCGGATGA
- a CDS encoding erythromycin esterase family protein, with protein sequence MNVSLRRRRPLTVLLAALCVGLLAPAAPAAAADRGPGHPDPARELASTARPLTDTRTLERIVGDAKVVGVGEATHSSGEFLRAKHRIFEQLVERQGFTTFALEANWSTGLLVDAYVREGAGDIRKIMRDEFQNAYGFWNTEEYLDLFTWMRRHNQRHPDHPVRFMGNDLGYAGTNLFDEVTGYVARTRPQLLPRFRELYRSSRPTGTVDSWMNAYLTRPLAERRAMAADVGRALALLERQRPAGTGRAAREAHAWAVQHARVIAQVGTEYAYDMTGQAGEAEVAQAMLYRDRVMAENTVWWQRRTGDRMVLSAHDGHVGYETTRPEQYPRIQGAFLRDALGEDYVTIGATFGRGSFNAHDTGAPGEPVREFGVGPLGADSNTHVLDRVSARPFLLDLRTATPAAREWLGVARPTRSVGTAFPWEGDVVNVRLATAYDAVVHFPEVSAARLLP encoded by the coding sequence ATGAACGTTTCCTTACGACGCCGCCGCCCCCTGACCGTCCTGCTCGCCGCCCTCTGCGTGGGCCTGCTCGCCCCCGCCGCTCCGGCCGCCGCCGCGGACCGCGGGCCCGGGCACCCGGACCCCGCCCGCGAACTCGCCTCCACCGCACGCCCGTTGACCGACACCCGCACCCTGGAGCGGATCGTCGGCGACGCGAAGGTGGTCGGCGTCGGCGAGGCCACGCACAGCTCGGGCGAGTTCCTGCGCGCCAAGCACCGGATCTTCGAACAGCTCGTGGAGCGGCAGGGGTTCACCACCTTCGCGCTGGAGGCCAACTGGAGCACCGGCCTGCTCGTCGACGCCTACGTGCGCGAGGGCGCGGGCGACATCCGGAAGATCATGCGGGACGAGTTCCAGAACGCCTACGGCTTCTGGAACACCGAGGAGTACCTGGACCTGTTCACCTGGATGCGGCGGCACAACCAGCGCCACCCGGACCACCCGGTGCGGTTCATGGGCAACGACCTCGGCTACGCGGGCACCAACCTCTTCGACGAGGTCACCGGCTACGTGGCCCGGACCCGGCCGCAGCTGCTCCCCCGCTTCCGGGAGCTCTACCGGAGCTCCCGGCCGACCGGCACCGTGGACTCCTGGATGAACGCCTACCTGACCCGGCCGCTGGCCGAGCGCCGGGCCATGGCGGCGGACGTCGGCCGCGCCCTCGCCCTCCTGGAGCGGCAGAGGCCGGCGGGGACGGGACGGGCGGCCCGCGAGGCGCACGCCTGGGCCGTGCAGCACGCCCGGGTGATCGCCCAGGTCGGCACGGAGTACGCGTACGACATGACCGGCCAGGCCGGCGAGGCCGAGGTCGCGCAGGCAATGCTCTACCGCGACCGCGTGATGGCCGAGAACACGGTGTGGTGGCAGCGCCGCACCGGCGACCGGATGGTGCTGTCCGCGCACGACGGGCACGTCGGCTACGAGACCACGCGGCCGGAGCAGTACCCGCGCATCCAGGGCGCCTTCCTGCGCGACGCGCTCGGCGAGGACTACGTGACCATCGGGGCCACCTTCGGACGGGGCTCGTTCAACGCGCACGACACGGGGGCTCCGGGCGAGCCGGTACGGGAGTTCGGCGTCGGCCCGCTGGGGGCCGACAGCAACACGCACGTCCTGGACCGGGTCTCGGCCCGCCCCTTCCTGCTCGACCTGCGGACCGCGACCCCGGCCGCCCGGGAGTGGCTGGGCGTCGCCCGGCCGACCCGGTCCGTCGGCACGGCGTTCCCGTGGGAGGGCGACGTGGTGAACGTACGGCTCGCGACCGCGTACGACGCCGTCGTCCACTTCCCCGAGGTCTCGGCGGCCCGGCTCCTCCCCTGA
- a CDS encoding exo-beta-N-acetylmuramidase NamZ family protein — protein MSLSRRGLLAAGGAFGAAAAAGTGPAAAHPAPGGAGGAPARRVRTGFERLAADGYARLAGQRVGVVTNPTGITAEARHIVDVMHADERVDLVAVFGPEHGFRGTAQAGGSEGRYDDPATGLPVYDTYLKSGRPLADVFTASGVDTVVFDIQDVGARFYTYIWTLYDCMEAAALAGKRFVVLDRPNPVTGRAALGPVLDRAYATFVGREPIAQAHGMTVAELARLFNGEFLARPAELETVTVSGWRRGEFFDATGLPWVPPSPNMPTPDTALVYSGTCLFEGTNLSEGRGTTRPFELLGAEGIDGRWAEAANALELPGVRFREAYFAPTFSKFQGRTVGGLQLMVHDRAAFDPVRTGIALLVTARRTWSGFAWRADGWIDKLTGSARVRTLVDAGATADEVAAAWEADLAAFRAVRREYLLYR, from the coding sequence ATGAGCCTGTCCAGACGTGGTCTGCTGGCCGCGGGCGGCGCGTTCGGCGCCGCGGCGGCGGCCGGTACGGGGCCGGCGGCGGCACACCCGGCCCCGGGCGGCGCGGGCGGTGCCCCGGCCCGCCGGGTCCGCACGGGGTTCGAGCGGCTCGCCGCCGACGGCTACGCGCGGCTCGCCGGGCAGCGGGTCGGCGTGGTCACCAACCCGACCGGCATCACCGCCGAGGCGCGCCACATCGTGGACGTGATGCACGCCGACGAACGCGTCGACCTGGTCGCCGTCTTCGGGCCCGAGCACGGCTTCCGCGGCACGGCCCAGGCCGGCGGCTCGGAGGGGCGCTACGACGACCCGGCGACCGGGCTGCCCGTCTACGACACGTACCTGAAGAGCGGCCGGCCGCTGGCCGACGTGTTCACCGCCTCGGGCGTGGACACGGTCGTCTTCGACATCCAGGACGTGGGCGCCCGCTTCTACACGTACATCTGGACGCTCTACGACTGCATGGAGGCCGCCGCGCTCGCCGGGAAGCGCTTCGTGGTCCTGGACCGGCCCAATCCGGTGACCGGCCGGGCCGCGCTCGGCCCCGTCCTGGACCGGGCGTACGCGACCTTCGTCGGGCGGGAGCCCATCGCGCAGGCCCACGGGATGACGGTGGCGGAGCTGGCCCGCCTCTTCAACGGGGAGTTCCTGGCGCGGCCGGCGGAGCTGGAGACGGTGACGGTCTCCGGCTGGCGGCGCGGGGAGTTCTTCGACGCCACGGGGCTGCCGTGGGTGCCGCCGAGCCCCAACATGCCGACGCCCGACACCGCGCTCGTCTACTCCGGCACCTGCCTGTTCGAGGGCACCAACCTCTCCGAGGGGCGCGGCACCACCCGCCCGTTCGAGCTGCTCGGCGCGGAGGGGATCGACGGACGGTGGGCGGAGGCGGCGAACGCGCTGGAGCTGCCCGGGGTGCGCTTCCGCGAGGCGTACTTCGCGCCGACCTTCTCCAAGTTCCAGGGCAGGACGGTGGGCGGGCTCCAGCTGATGGTCCACGACCGGGCGGCCTTCGACCCGGTGCGCACCGGGATCGCGCTGCTGGTCACCGCGCGGCGGACCTGGAGCGGCTTCGCCTGGCGCGCGGACGGCTGGATCGACAAGCTGACCGGTTCGGCCCGGGTGCGCACGCTCGTCGACGCCGGTGCGACGGCGGACGAGGTCGCCGCGGCCTGGGAGGCGGACCTGGCGGCCTTCCGGGCGGTCCGCCGGGAGTACCTGCTCTACCGCTGA
- a CDS encoding SDR family oxidoreductase — translation MSTVQGVEGAGVVVTGAGGGIGAALARRFAAEGARVVVNDLDPGRTKAVADEIGALAVPGDASEVVDEARAALGGTVDVWCANAGLASPGDAFADEEVWAAAWDVNVMAHVRAARALLPDWLERGTGRFVSTVSAAGLLTMIGAAPYSVSKHGAYAFAEWLSLTYRHRGLTVHAICPQGVRTDMLTASGTAGELVLAPTAIEPEDVADALFDAMEADRFLVLPHPEVARFYGARAAEPERWLRGMNRVQRTWEGAGA, via the coding sequence ATGAGCACGGTGCAGGGCGTCGAGGGCGCGGGAGTGGTCGTCACGGGCGCGGGCGGCGGCATCGGCGCCGCACTCGCCCGCCGGTTCGCCGCCGAGGGGGCCCGGGTCGTCGTCAACGACCTCGACCCCGGCCGCACCAAGGCCGTCGCCGACGAGATCGGTGCCCTCGCCGTCCCCGGGGACGCCTCCGAGGTCGTCGACGAGGCCCGCGCCGCGCTCGGCGGCACCGTGGACGTCTGGTGCGCCAACGCCGGACTCGCCTCTCCCGGCGACGCCTTCGCCGACGAGGAGGTCTGGGCCGCCGCCTGGGACGTCAACGTCATGGCCCACGTCCGCGCCGCCCGCGCGCTGCTGCCCGACTGGCTGGAGCGCGGCACCGGCCGCTTCGTCTCCACCGTCTCCGCCGCCGGACTGCTCACGATGATCGGCGCCGCCCCGTACAGCGTCTCCAAGCACGGCGCGTACGCCTTCGCCGAATGGCTCTCCCTCACCTACCGCCACCGCGGCCTCACGGTGCACGCCATCTGCCCGCAGGGCGTGCGCACGGACATGCTCACCGCCTCCGGGACGGCCGGCGAGCTGGTCCTCGCCCCCACCGCCATCGAGCCCGAGGACGTCGCCGACGCCCTCTTCGACGCCATGGAGGCCGACCGCTTCCTCGTCCTGCCCCACCCCGAGGTGGCCCGCTTCTACGGGGCCAGGGCCGCCGAACCCGAACGGTGGCTGCGCGGCATGAACCGCGTCCAGCGGACCTGGGAAGGGGCGGGCGCGTGA